One part of the Conexibacter woesei Iso977N genome encodes these proteins:
- a CDS encoding alcohol dehydrogenase catalytic domain-containing protein, translating into MKIRAAVLEEFAKPLVVQEVDLDGPGPGEVLVRLHACGVCHTDMYTASGADPSGYAPTVLGHEGAGVVEVVGEGVTDLAVGDHVVTLFSPQCRECIHCRSEKTNLCLAIREQQNLGYLPDGTTRLHRGEERIRHFMGTSTFAEATVMPAIALAKIDPEAPLDVVATLACGATTGIGAALYVARVEQGSTAAVFGAGLVGLGAVAGARLAGAERIICIDLDEGRLEQARAHGATDTFVGGPDAVQEILDMTDGFGADYTFEATGNVKVMRQAVESARMGWGLATVAGVAGKGEVLETIPRYLITGRRIAGASFGGAKGRDRVPELVDLYMNGDLDLESFVTNRIALDDINDAFAAMDRHEGVRTVITKF; encoded by the coding sequence ATGAAGATCCGCGCCGCCGTCCTCGAGGAGTTCGCCAAGCCGCTCGTCGTCCAGGAGGTCGATCTGGACGGCCCGGGTCCCGGCGAGGTGCTGGTCCGGCTGCATGCGTGTGGCGTCTGCCACACCGACATGTACACGGCGTCGGGCGCCGATCCGTCCGGGTACGCGCCGACGGTGCTGGGGCACGAGGGCGCGGGCGTTGTTGAGGTGGTCGGCGAGGGCGTGACGGATCTCGCCGTCGGCGATCACGTCGTGACGCTGTTCTCGCCGCAGTGCCGGGAGTGCATCCACTGCAGGTCGGAGAAGACCAACCTCTGCCTGGCGATCCGCGAGCAGCAGAACTTGGGGTACTTGCCCGACGGGACGACGCGGCTGCATCGCGGCGAGGAGCGGATCCGGCACTTCATGGGGACCTCGACGTTCGCCGAGGCGACCGTGATGCCGGCGATCGCGCTGGCGAAGATCGACCCGGAGGCGCCGCTGGATGTCGTCGCGACGCTGGCGTGCGGCGCGACGACCGGGATCGGCGCGGCGCTCTACGTCGCCAGGGTGGAGCAGGGCTCCACGGCGGCGGTCTTCGGGGCCGGCCTGGTCGGGCTGGGCGCGGTGGCGGGCGCGCGGCTCGCGGGGGCCGAGCGGATCATCTGCATCGACTTGGACGAGGGCCGGCTGGAGCAGGCGCGGGCGCACGGCGCGACCGACACGTTCGTCGGCGGTCCGGACGCCGTTCAGGAGATCCTCGACATGACCGACGGCTTCGGGGCGGACTACACGTTCGAGGCGACCGGCAACGTGAAGGTGATGCGCCAGGCGGTCGAGTCGGCGCGGATGGGCTGGGGCCTGGCGACCGTCGCCGGCGTCGCCGGGAAGGGCGAGGTCCTGGAGACGATCCCGCGCTACCTCATCACCGGCCGCCGCATCGCCGGAGCCTCCTTCGGCGGCGCCAAGGGCCGCGACCGCGTCCCCGAGCTCGTCGACCTCTACATGAACGGCGACCTCGACCTCGAGTCCTTCGTCACCAACCGCATCGCGCTGGACGACATCAACGACGCCTTCGCGGCGATGGACCGGCACGAGGGCGTGCGGACGGTCATCACCAAGTTCTAG